From the genome of Desulfobacterales bacterium:
ATTAAGTGAAATTAAAGGTGTAAAAAATATATCAACTAATGCAATGAAATATAATGAATCGTCTCTAAGTCTTGATTTTAATGCTGATTCAAACCAATTGGCCGAAGCGATATTAAAAGAAAATTTTATGACTTTCGGTGTAAACATAACAGAAGTTTTGCCAAACAAATTAGTAATTGAGCTTATACCGTCAAAAAAGTTTTAAATATATATGAAACACATAGATGATGATACTGAAAATACCAGTTATTATAAATTTACAGCTATAAACATTCCTAATATTTTAACACTATTAAGAATTCTACTAACGCCTCTTTTTATAATTTTACTCTTAAAAAAAATGTTCTCAATATCGTTAATTATTTTTGTTATGTTAGGAATAACCGACGCTCTTGACGGACTTATAGCAAGATATTATAATCAAAGAACTTTGCTTGGAGCTTATCTTGACCCAATAGCTGACAAACTACTTCTCACATCATCATTTATTTTTCTCTCAGCTTTACGTATTATGCCCAGCTGGCTTACAGTAATAGTTGTAAGCAGAGACATAGTAATTATATCCGGAATAGCTATTTTAACTATATCGAACATAAAATTTGAAATAAAGCCAAGCATCGCAAGCAAAATTACTACTTTTACACAATTAGTTTCAGTTATAATTACCCTTTTTTACCCTCAAATAACGGACGCGTACTATCTAAAACAAACTTTTTACTGGATCACGGCAGTACTTACAATTTTTTCAGGATTACATTATATATATATGGGAATGACTTTACAAAGGCAAAAAAATTAAAATATGCTTAATCTTTATGATGAACAATTAAAAAAAATTGGGATAATTTATGCCCATTGCGGCTTAAATGAGTATAATTCTAATCGTATTTACTCGATATCAGCCGCAACAATTGATTTTAACGAAAAAGTAGACAGGTTTAATTCCCTAATTAATTATCCGATTATTACAGAAAGGGAAAAATATTATTCAAATATTGCGAAAGATAAATTGGCATCCGCCCCTGATATAAAAAAAGTAAAAAAAAGCCTTGGAAAATTCCTTGACGGCATTGATGTGCTTCTTGCTTTTGATAATTTAAATACTATAAGCGATATTGAAAATATATTTAGCGGAAAAAGATTCATTGATTTATGCTTTGCATCGGAATTTTTCATGCCTTTTTTAGAAGCCCATTCTCCG
Proteins encoded in this window:
- the pgsA gene encoding CDP-diacylglycerol--glycerol-3-phosphate 3-phosphatidyltransferase, giving the protein MNIPNILTLLRILLTPLFIILLLKKMFSISLIIFVMLGITDALDGLIARYYNQRTLLGAYLDPIADKLLLTSSFIFLSALRIMPSWLTVIVVSRDIVIISGIAILTISNIKFEIKPSIASKITTFTQLVSVIITLFYPQITDAYYLKQTFYWITAVLTIFSGLHYIYMGMTLQRQKN